The window CCGCGGCACGCTCGATAAGGGCGTGCCCAAGGGCATCTACGGCGGCATTCCCTATCCGATCCCGCAGAGCGCGGAGGAGGTGATGTGGAACCATGTGCTGCGCTGGCGTGGCGCCCGCTTCCAGCACTTCAACAACTGGTACCAGATTCTCGCCGATGGCCGCGCCGTGCTGGTCACCGACGCGGAACTCAACGAGCAGCTGCCGTACTACGATCAGAGCAGCAGCCTCGAACAGTTCGATAGCGAGGGCAAGCCGTTCTGGCAGGTGGCGATCCGCAACATCGGCCCGCCATTGCGCGCCGGCGAGGCGCTGCTGGCCCATGAGTATCTCGATCCGGACAAGCTGCAGACCTGGGTCTACCTGAAGGGCCAGCGCCGCGTGCGCAAGCTGCCCAACGGCTGCTGCGACACGCCGACCCCGGCTGCTGCCGGAGTGATGACCTTCGACGAGATGTACACCTGGACCGGTCGCCTGGACCGCTTCGACTGGAAACTGATCGGCAAGCAGGAAATGTTCGTCCCCTATAACGCCAACCGTCTGTTGCAGGCGGGTAAGGACGAGGACGCGATCAAGGGGCATTTCCTCAATCCCGACTATGTGCGCTGGGAGAAGCACCGCGTCTGGGTGGTCGAGGCCAATGTGCGCAGCGGTCAGCGCCACCAGGCCGCCAAGAGCCGCTACTACTGCGACGAAGACACCTGGGTTTGCGTACTGGCCGACCGCTGGGATGCCAACGGCCAGCTGTGGCGGACCCTGTGGTCGCAGGTGATCGCGGTACCGGAGTTGCCGGGCAGCGCCATCGCCAGCTTCGGCTACAACGACCTGCAGGCGGGCACCGCCTTCGTCGCCCAGCTCTACGGCTCCAAGCCCAAGCACTACGTGCTCAAGGACATGGGCAACGACAAGGTGTTTTCGCCTGACGGCCTGGCCGGCAGCAGCGTGCGCTGAAGTCGAGCGCAGCGCTGTACAGAAAGGGGCCGCAAGGCCCCTTTTTCATTGGTAATGCCCTAGTTACGTGCTGGAGATGCCATAGCCCGGATGCAATCCGGCGGGGGCAGGTTCGTAGGGTGGGTTAGCCGTAGGCGTAACCCACCAACTCCTGGCCACGGAGTCCATGCAGGCACCGCTGGTGGGTTACGCCGCTACGCGGCTAACCCACCCTACAAAAGCGGGGTGCAACACATCGCTGGGGCATGGCCTTTTC is drawn from Pseudomonas cavernae and contains these coding sequences:
- a CDS encoding DUF1329 domain-containing protein translates to MKKVLALGPGLALLACAIALPVHAAVPADQAQRLKSGDLTPFGAEKAVNADGSIPAWTGGLTKPTPGDTPGGRRGDPFKDEKPLFSIDAKNIDQYAGNLTEGTKAMLKKYPDYRLDVYPTHRTAAAPQWVYDNTFANATRGTLDKGVPKGIYGGIPYPIPQSAEEVMWNHVLRWRGARFQHFNNWYQILADGRAVLVTDAELNEQLPYYDQSSSLEQFDSEGKPFWQVAIRNIGPPLRAGEALLAHEYLDPDKLQTWVYLKGQRRVRKLPNGCCDTPTPAAAGVMTFDEMYTWTGRLDRFDWKLIGKQEMFVPYNANRLLQAGKDEDAIKGHFLNPDYVRWEKHRVWVVEANVRSGQRHQAAKSRYYCDEDTWVCVLADRWDANGQLWRTLWSQVIAVPELPGSAIASFGYNDLQAGTAFVAQLYGSKPKHYVLKDMGNDKVFSPDGLAGSSVR